Part of the Planctomycetota bacterium genome, ATCGCCTGCCGCGCCGACGATCCGCAGGCCGTCGAGCGACTCAAGCGGGTGAAGGGCCGCCCACCCGACAAGCCCTTCAGCCTCCACATCGGCCGCAAAGAGGATATCGCGCGCTGCGTGCCCAACGTGCCCGCAGCGGCCAGGAAGCTGATGGACTGCTATTGGCCCGGCCCGCTCACCATCATCTTCCCAACCGGGGACGGCCAGGGGCTCGGCGTTCGCATGCCTTCGAACATCGTCGCCCTGGAGTTCCTGCGCCGGGCCGGCGTCCCGGTCATCGCCCCCAGCGCGAACCGCTCCGGGGAGCCGCCGGCCACCGATGCCGAACAGGTCGCCCGCGCGCTGGGCGACGACCTCGACGTGATCCTCGACGGCGGCACGTGCACCTACGGGGAGGCCTCCACCGTCGTCCGCATCACCGACGAGGGCTGGGAGGTACTCCGCCAGGGCTCGATCACCCCGGAACAGCTTCGCCGCACCCTGGGCAAGACCATCGTCTTCGTGTGCACCGCCAACACCTGTCGCTCGCCCATGGCCGAGGCCCTGTGCAAGAAACTGCTCGCCGACAGCCTGCACTGTGCGATAGAAGACCTGCCGGAGCGGGGCTACACGGTGCTGTCGGCGGGCACGGCGGGCTTCGACGACTGCCCCGCGAGCTACCAGGCCGTGGAGGCCATGAGCCGCCAGGGCCTCGACCTCTCGGGGCACAGGTCGCGGCCCGTCACGCCGGGCCTGGTGGCGGACGCCGATGTGCTTTTCGTCATGGCGCGCCACCACGGCGACTCGATCCGCCGCATTCTGCCTGAGGCCTCGGGCAAGATCCGTCTCCTGGATCGCAGCGGGGAGGAGGTGGAGGACCCGGTGGGCGGCTCGGTGGAGACCTTCGTGGCCTGCGCCGAACACATCGAGCGGTGCCTGCGGGCCGAGCTCCCCGACCTGTTGAGCCGGCGTCTCTGAGTCCGCCGCTCCCACCTGAATGCCGCTAGCGCCACGCCAGGGAATCGTGTAGAATATGGAAAGGATGGCGGCTGAGGACAGTGGATGTGACGATCACGACAAGAGCCCTGGCGTGGCTGGCCGTGGGCGTCGCGGCCCTGGCGTCGGCGGCGCCTGCTTGTCAGGCCTGCTCGATTCCCGTGTTCCGCTACGCCCTCGAGCGCTGGCCGGCGGAACCCTACGAGGCCGTGGTGCTGCACCGCGGGCCGCTCGGGCCCGCCGAGCAGGCCGCTCTGGACGCGCTGCGCAAGACCACCGAGGGCAACGCGGCACTCACCAACCTCCAGGTGCGCACGGTAGACCTCGAGGGGCCCGACGGCAAGCAGTCCGAGCCGCTCCTCAAGGGCGGTGACGCGGGCGCCCTCCCCCGCCTGATCGTCCGTTACCCCGACAGCCTGCGCGTCGAGGAGCACGCCTGGGCGGGCGCGCTCACCACGGCCAACGTGCAGGCCCTGGTGGATTCCCCAACCCGGCGCGAGATCGTCCGGCGCCTGGCGGGGGGCGACTGCGCGGTGTGGCTCCTCATCGAATCCGGCGACCGCGCGCAGGACGACGCGGCGGCCAGGCTGCTCCGCGAGCAACTCAGGAAGCTGGAAGGCGTGCTGGAACTGCCGCCGCAGACGGACGCCGAGGGTCCCGGCGACGAGCCGCCGCCGGAGCCGAAGGGCGAGGCCGAGGGCGGCGAGAGCGCGCTCCCGAAGCTCAAAGTCGCCTTCTCCTCCCTCCGCGTCTCGCAGACCGACCCCGCCGAGAAGCTGTTCCTGGACACGCTTCTGGGCCTCGACCCCGAGCTGCGCAAGGAAGGCAAGCCGATCGCCCTGGCCGTGTTCGGCCAGGGACGCGCCCTGCCGGCCCTCCTCGGCGACGGGATCAACGCCGAGAACATCACCGACGTGTGCGCCTTCGTGGTCGGCCCCTGCTCGTGCCAGGTGAAGGCGATGAACCCCGGGTGGGACGTGCTGATGACCGCCGACTGGTTCGGCGCGCTGGACGGGCAGATCGTCAAGGACCCCGAGCCGCCGGCCCTCACGGGCTCCGTGGCCGCGGCGCTGCCCAAGGCCGGGCCCGCCGACACATCCGCGGGCGCTGCCGCCAAAGCCGTCGTGGCGACGCCGACGGGCGGCCTGCTGCTTCGCAACATCCTCCTCGCCGCTGCGGCAGGCGTCGCGATCCTGGCCGCCGCCTCGTTCGCCGTCCTGCGCCGCGGCGGCGCGCCTCGGGAGCCGCGATGACTCTCCCACGCCTGATCCTCAAGGAACTGCTCTTCCGCAAGCTCAGCCTCGCCCTCGCGCTGCTCTCGGTGGCCGTGGCGGTGGGCTGCCTCGTCGCACAGTTCACTGCCCTGCGCGCCCACGACGCGCAGACCGACGAGATCATCCGCCTCAAGGAGGAGGCCACCAGGCAGGAGATGGCGCGCCTGGAGGACGACACGCGCAAGATCATGAAGAAGCTCGGCTTCAATGTGCTCATCCTGCCGAAGGACCAGAACCTGGACGACCTCTACGCGAAGGACTACGCTTCGAAGTACATGCCCGAGGAGTACGCCACGCGCCTGGCCGAGGCGAAGCTCATCATGATCCAGCACCTCCTGCCCGGCCTGCGCCGCAAGATCGAGTGGCCCGAGCGCCAGGGGCGCGTGGTCATCCTCGTCGGGGTCCGAGGCCAGGTGCCCAAGCTGCACCGCGACCCCTCCGAGCTGATGTTTCAGCCCGTGCCGCCCCGCTCGATGGTCGTGGGCCACCAGATCCACAAGAGCCTGGGCCTGGCGGAAGGCGACCGCGTGACGCTGCTGGGCGGCGAGTTCACGGT contains:
- a CDS encoding L-threonylcarbamoyladenylate synthase yields the protein IACRADDPQAVERLKRVKGRPPDKPFSLHIGRKEDIARCVPNVPAAARKLMDCYWPGPLTIIFPTGDGQGLGVRMPSNIVALEFLRRAGVPVIAPSANRSGEPPATDAEQVARALGDDLDVILDGGTCTYGEASTVVRITDEGWEVLRQGSITPEQLRRTLGKTIVFVCTANTCRSPMAEALCKKLLADSLHCAIEDLPERGYTVLSAGTAGFDDCPASYQAVEAMSRQGLDLSGHRSRPVTPGLVADADVLFVMARHHGDSIRRILPEASGKIRLLDRSGEEVEDPVGGSVETFVACAEHIERCLRAELPDLLSRRL